One part of the Paraburkholderia flagellata genome encodes these proteins:
- a CDS encoding OmpA family protein has product MNKTYRSVWNETTGTWVAAQENAVARGKSKSKGKVLVAVSAIGAGVAGLMLPGAAWADMCVSWASNSYMNYIPTTGTVAGCSAWGNTDIIGDTAGKSAYTAIGQGNTQLVVSSTQQVIAFSPGSAGTYIAKMTAGSATNPGVLLSGLAAGVSTQDAVNVSQLKPAVTALGGGASINASTGAVTGPTYTLTNANSITGQPSTTAQTTVGGAFAEVDAALGQLNTTINNIDNINNGGGIKYFHTNSTLADSSATGTNATAIGPVATASGVSAIALGSSANATGNYSEAIGNSATASNLGDIALGASATATGGGTYYATAIGTNSSASSNATTAMGASAKATQDSASAFGYGANASGVRSTAIGTSAVASQTGSIAIGGGANASVANSVALGNSATTAAAVGTASGVIGGTTYTYAGTSPTGTVSVGSAGAERTITNVAAGRVTATSTDAVNGSQLYAADTQLTANTNSITTLQGNVTTLQGQMANAVMYDSSAHTSVTLGGTGASSAVALHNVANGALSATSTDAVNGSQLNATNTNVTNLTNTVNNINNGGGIKYFHTNSTLADSSATGTNSTAIGPVASASGMSAIALGSSATAIGNYSEAIGNAALASNLGDIALGASSTATGGGTYYATAIGTNSFASSNATTAMGASAKATQDSASAFGYGANASGVSSTAIGTSAVASQTGSIAIGRGANASVANSVALGNGATTAAAVGTASGVIGGTTYAYAGTSPTGTVSVGSAGAERTITNVAAGRVTASSTDGVNGSQLFATNSKVTQNTSDISNLYSELTNISGGTSPDAVMYDSSAHSSVTLGGTGASSAVALHNVANGALSATSLDAVNGSQLYATNTNVSNLAGNVTTLAGDITSIQGDVTTINGQITNMQGQLADAVLYDSSAHTSVTLGGTGASSAVALHNVANGALSATSLDAVNGSQLYATNTNVSNLAGNVTTLAGDITSIQGDVTTINGQITNMQGQLNGELDKCVPPAPPPPSPPPAELAKPVSLSADALFDFDSAVLKPEGKEMVDGLAQRVRDSHVKLHLLKVDGYTDRFGSAAHNEKLSQQRAQAVLSALQAQGVTAERFEVNGRGAADPVKSCPGKKATSAVVACLAPNRRVQISMQ; this is encoded by the coding sequence ATGAATAAGACTTATCGTTCAGTCTGGAACGAAACCACTGGAACGTGGGTCGCGGCGCAGGAAAATGCTGTTGCGCGTGGGAAGAGCAAGTCCAAGGGCAAAGTGCTCGTTGCAGTGAGCGCAATTGGTGCCGGCGTTGCTGGACTCATGCTGCCGGGCGCCGCGTGGGCCGATATGTGCGTGTCTTGGGCATCTAACTCGTATATGAACTACATCCCCACCACCGGTACGGTAGCCGGCTGCTCGGCTTGGGGCAACACGGACATTATCGGCGACACCGCCGGGAAGTCGGCTTATACCGCCATCGGCCAAGGCAATACGCAGCTCGTCGTCAGCTCGACGCAGCAAGTGATCGCGTTCTCCCCGGGCTCGGCCGGCACCTACATTGCGAAGATGACCGCTGGTAGCGCCACGAATCCCGGCGTTCTGCTTTCCGGCCTCGCCGCAGGTGTGAGTACGCAGGATGCCGTCAACGTCAGCCAGCTCAAGCCCGCCGTGACGGCGCTTGGCGGCGGTGCTTCGATCAATGCGAGCACGGGCGCCGTTACGGGCCCGACCTACACGCTTACGAACGCCAACTCGATCACGGGGCAGCCGTCCACCACGGCACAGACGACGGTAGGTGGCGCGTTCGCCGAGGTCGACGCCGCGCTGGGGCAACTGAATACCACCATCAACAACATCGACAACATCAACAACGGCGGTGGCATCAAGTATTTCCACACGAATTCGACGCTCGCGGACTCGTCGGCGACGGGCACGAACGCCACGGCCATCGGTCCGGTGGCGACGGCTTCCGGCGTGAGCGCGATTGCGCTTGGCTCGAGCGCGAACGCAACCGGTAACTATTCGGAGGCGATCGGCAACAGTGCGACCGCATCGAATTTGGGGGATATTGCCCTGGGCGCATCCGCCACGGCCACGGGCGGCGGAACTTACTACGCAACGGCAATCGGCACGAATAGCTCCGCCAGTTCAAATGCGACCACTGCGATGGGCGCGAGCGCGAAAGCGACGCAGGACAGTGCTTCGGCGTTCGGCTATGGCGCGAATGCCTCGGGCGTGAGATCAACCGCAATCGGCACGAGCGCGGTGGCCTCGCAGACGGGCTCGATCGCAATCGGTGGGGGCGCGAATGCTTCGGTCGCGAACTCGGTGGCGCTGGGCAACAGCGCGACTACGGCTGCTGCGGTCGGCACGGCAAGCGGCGTGATCGGCGGCACGACCTACACCTACGCGGGCACGTCGCCCACGGGCACGGTGAGCGTTGGCTCGGCGGGCGCCGAGCGCACGATCACGAACGTGGCCGCTGGCCGTGTGACGGCTACCAGCACGGACGCGGTGAACGGTTCGCAGCTCTACGCCGCAGATACGCAGCTCACGGCCAATACCAACAGCATCACCACGCTTCAAGGCAATGTCACGACGCTGCAAGGGCAGATGGCAAACGCCGTCATGTACGACTCGTCGGCACATACCTCTGTGACGCTGGGCGGCACGGGTGCCTCGTCGGCGGTGGCGCTGCACAACGTGGCCAACGGCGCGCTGAGCGCAACGAGCACCGACGCGGTGAACGGTTCGCAGCTGAACGCGACGAACACGAACGTCACCAACCTCACAAACACCGTCAACAACATCAACAACGGCGGTGGCATCAAGTACTTCCACACGAATTCGACGCTCGCGGACTCGTCGGCGACGGGCACGAACAGCACGGCAATTGGTCCCGTCGCCTCGGCGTCGGGCATGTCCGCGATCGCGCTTGGCTCGAGCGCAACCGCAATCGGTAACTATTCGGAAGCGATCGGCAACGCTGCGCTCGCGTCGAATCTCGGGGATATTGCCCTGGGCGCATCCTCCACGGCCACGGGCGGTGGAACTTACTACGCAACGGCAATCGGCACGAATAGCTTCGCCAGTTCAAATGCCACGACCGCGATGGGCGCGAGCGCGAAAGCGACGCAGGACAGTGCTTCGGCGTTCGGCTATGGCGCGAATGCCTCGGGCGTGAGCTCAACCGCAATCGGCACGAGCGCGGTGGCCTCGCAGACGGGCTCGATCGCAATCGGTCGGGGCGCGAATGCTTCGGTCGCGAACTCGGTCGCGCTGGGCAATGGCGCGACCACGGCCGCCGCGGTCGGCACGGCAAGCGGCGTGATCGGCGGCACGACCTACGCCTACGCGGGCACGTCGCCCACGGGCACGGTAAGCGTGGGCTCGGCGGGCGCCGAGCGCACGATCACGAACGTGGCCGCTGGCCGTGTGACGGCCTCTAGCACGGACGGGGTGAACGGTTCGCAGCTTTTCGCGACTAATTCGAAGGTCACGCAGAACACGTCGGATATCTCCAATCTGTATAGCGAACTCACGAACATCAGCGGCGGCACTTCGCCTGATGCGGTGATGTACGACTCGTCGGCACATAGCTCGGTGACGCTGGGCGGCACGGGAGCCTCGTCGGCGGTGGCGCTGCACAACGTGGCCAATGGCGCGCTGAGCGCCACGAGCCTTGACGCGGTGAACGGCTCGCAGCTGTACGCGACGAACACGAATGTGTCGAACCTCGCGGGTAATGTGACGACCCTGGCTGGCGACATCACGTCGATCCAGGGTGACGTGACGACCATCAACGGCCAGATCACGAACATGCAAGGCCAGCTGGCCGATGCGGTTCTGTACGACTCGTCGGCACATACGTCGGTGACGCTGGGCGGCACGGGCGCCTCGTCGGCGGTGGCGCTGCACAACGTGGCCAATGGCGCGCTGAGCGCCACGAGCCTTGACGCGGTGAACGGCTCGCAGCTGTACGCGACGAACACGAATGTGTCGAACCTCGCGGGTAATGTGACGACCCTGGCTGGCGACATCACGTCGATCCAGGGTGACGTGACGACCATCAACGGCCAGATCACGAACATGCAAGGCCAGCTGAATGGCGAACTCGACAAGTGCGTGCCGCCGGCTCCGCCGCCGCCATCGCCGCCACCCGCTGAGCTGGCGAAACCGGTTTCGCTGTCAGCTGACGCGTTGTTCGACTTCGACAGCGCCGTGCTGAAGCCGGAAGGCAAAGAGATGGTCGATGGGCTCGCCCAACGCGTCCGCGATTCGCATGTGAAGCTCCACTTGCTGAAGGTCGACGGCTACACCGACCGATTCGGCTCGGCGGCGCATAACGAAAAGTTGTCGCAGCAACGTGCCCAGGCGGTGCTGAGCGCGCTGCAAGCCCAAGGCGTGACGGCAGAGCGCTTCGAAGTCAACGGCCGCGGCGCAGCCGATCCGGTGAAGTCGTGTCCGGGCAAGAAAGCGACGTCAGCAGTGGTTGCATGTCTTGCGCCTAACCGGCGCGTACAGATCTCCATGCAATAA
- a CDS encoding cupin domain-containing protein, with protein MTTANAAVEELIRRFGLEPHPEGGYYSETYRADKFVRRDGAPTTDGTRAASTAIYFLLADGAYSAWHRIRSDELWHFYAGSPIEIHSIDERGVLSTRKLGHALDHPGTVFQAVVPAGHWFAARCCDPSTYALVGCTVAPGFEFSEFEIADVNALAEKYPLHRSIVELFGKPASVAKKD; from the coding sequence ATGACAACCGCGAATGCCGCAGTCGAGGAACTGATCCGCCGCTTCGGGCTCGAACCGCACCCCGAAGGCGGCTACTACAGCGAAACTTACCGCGCCGACAAGTTCGTGCGCCGCGACGGCGCGCCCACGACCGACGGCACGCGCGCGGCCTCGACTGCGATCTATTTCCTGCTCGCGGATGGCGCCTATTCGGCCTGGCACCGCATCCGCTCCGACGAACTCTGGCACTTCTACGCGGGCTCGCCCATCGAGATCCACTCGATCGACGAGCGCGGCGTGCTCTCCACGCGCAAGCTTGGGCATGCGTTAGACCATCCGGGCACGGTGTTCCAGGCCGTGGTGCCGGCCGGGCACTGGTTCGCGGCGCGCTGCTGCGATCCGTCCACGTATGCGCTCGTCGGCTGCACGGTCGCGCCGGGGTTCGAGTTCAGCGAGTTCGAGATCGCCGATGTGAACGCGCTTGCGGAAAAGTATCCGCTGCACCGTTCGATCGTCGAGCTTTTCGGCAAGCCGGCATCGGTCGCGAAGAAGGATTGA
- a CDS encoding CinA family protein, which translates to MPTDSVVHQLAIRVGNKLRDGRLMLATAESCTGGMVATAITDISGSSGWFERGFVTYSNQAKTEMIGVPPELIEKHGAVSEPVARAMAEGALSNSRAQVSLAITGVAGPGGGTPEKPVGMVSFGWSNRLHTSVETLVFKGDREQIRAQAAAHALRGLLALIDEQER; encoded by the coding sequence ATGCCTACCGATTCCGTCGTCCACCAACTTGCCATCCGCGTCGGCAACAAGCTGCGCGACGGGCGGCTCATGCTCGCGACCGCCGAGTCCTGCACCGGCGGCATGGTCGCCACCGCCATCACCGATATTTCAGGCAGCAGCGGCTGGTTCGAGCGCGGCTTCGTGACTTACTCGAACCAGGCGAAGACCGAGATGATCGGCGTGCCGCCCGAACTCATCGAGAAGCACGGCGCCGTAAGCGAGCCGGTTGCGCGCGCGATGGCCGAAGGCGCGCTCAGCAACAGCCGGGCACAAGTTTCGCTGGCGATCACCGGGGTCGCCGGTCCCGGCGGCGGCACGCCGGAGAAGCCAGTCGGCATGGTGTCGTTCGGCTGGAGCAACCGGTTGCACACGAGCGTCGAAACGCTGGTCTTCAAAGGCGACCGCGAGCAGATCCGCGCGCAAGCCGCCGCACATGCGTTGCGCGGGCTGCTCGCGCTGATCGACGAACAGGAACGCTAA
- a CDS encoding phosphatidylglycerophosphatase A family protein: MQTDPTPSPADELATAGRPEPQPGGPRRADAPFMLTHPLHIISLGFGSGLSRLAPGTAGTLFAWAAFEVLNRYLTVTEWGLLIIVGFFAGIGITGFTANKLRVEDPSAIVWDEIVAFWLVLLMIMPVDFMGRLWAFVVFRFFDMVKPPPIRYFDRRFKGGLGIMLDDIVAAFFTLLVIALWRMSV; the protein is encoded by the coding sequence ATGCAGACTGACCCCACGCCCTCTCCCGCCGACGAACTCGCGACGGCCGGGCGACCGGAACCCCAGCCTGGCGGCCCGCGCCGCGCCGACGCGCCGTTCATGCTCACGCATCCGCTTCACATCATCTCGCTCGGCTTCGGTTCGGGGCTCTCGCGCCTCGCGCCCGGCACCGCCGGCACACTCTTCGCGTGGGCGGCGTTCGAAGTGCTCAACCGCTACCTCACCGTGACCGAGTGGGGACTGCTGATCATCGTGGGCTTCTTCGCGGGCATCGGCATCACCGGGTTCACGGCGAACAAACTGCGCGTGGAGGACCCTTCCGCCATTGTCTGGGACGAGATCGTTGCATTCTGGCTCGTGCTGCTGATGATCATGCCCGTCGATTTCATGGGCCGGCTCTGGGCCTTCGTGGTCTTCCGTTTCTTCGATATGGTGAAGCCGCCGCCCATCCGCTATTTCGACCGGCGCTTCAAGGGCGGCCTCGGCATCATGCTCGACGACATCGTCGCCGCTTTCTTTACGCTGCTCGTCATTGCGCTCTGGCGCATGTCGGTCTAA
- the thiL gene encoding thiamine-phosphate kinase, translating into MLSEFSLIDRYFARRARTNTQRAALGIGDDCALIAPAPGEMLAVSTDMLVEGRHFFPDIEPHALGHKALAVNLSDLAAMGAQPLGFTLAFALPKPNEDWLAAFSAGLFELADRFDCELIGGDTTAGPLNLCLTVLGSVRQDAALRRDAAQAGDDIWVSGTPGDARAGLGVLRSEWQVSEQDAAHFRRALEYPEPRVSLGLALRGVARAALDVSDGLAGDLRHILERSNLAATIDVDTLPLSPALARLPRDVQMQCALAGGDDYELCFTAAPAQRAAVEAAAQQVGVRVTRIGTMSALTSPQATPAIAWRDAACKPLNLKLQGFDHFHAD; encoded by the coding sequence ATGCTTTCCGAGTTCTCCCTGATCGACCGTTATTTCGCGCGACGCGCCCGAACGAACACACAACGCGCCGCGCTCGGCATCGGCGACGACTGCGCGCTCATCGCGCCCGCTCCTGGTGAAATGCTGGCCGTCTCGACGGATATGCTGGTGGAAGGCCGCCATTTCTTCCCAGATATCGAACCGCACGCGCTCGGCCACAAGGCGCTCGCCGTCAATCTGTCAGACCTTGCCGCAATGGGCGCGCAGCCGCTGGGATTCACGCTGGCGTTCGCGCTCCCCAAGCCGAACGAGGACTGGCTGGCCGCGTTCAGCGCGGGCCTTTTCGAGCTGGCTGACCGCTTTGACTGCGAGCTGATCGGGGGCGACACCACGGCGGGCCCGCTCAATCTTTGCCTTACGGTGCTCGGCTCGGTGCGTCAGGATGCCGCACTTCGGCGCGACGCCGCGCAGGCGGGCGACGACATCTGGGTCTCCGGCACGCCCGGCGACGCGCGCGCGGGCCTTGGCGTATTGAGAAGCGAATGGCAAGTGAGCGAGCAGGACGCCGCGCACTTTCGCCGCGCGCTCGAATACCCCGAGCCGCGGGTGTCGCTCGGCCTCGCGCTGCGTGGCGTCGCGCGCGCGGCGCTCGATGTATCGGATGGGCTGGCCGGCGACCTGCGCCACATTCTGGAGCGTTCGAACCTCGCTGCGACGATCGACGTCGATACCCTGCCGCTCTCGCCCGCTCTCGCGCGCCTGCCGCGCGACGTGCAAATGCAATGCGCGCTCGCGGGCGGCGACGATTACGAACTGTGCTTCACGGCGGCGCCGGCGCAACGCGCAGCGGTCGAGGCGGCCGCGCAACAGGTGGGCGTGCGCGTCACGCGCATCGGTACAATGAGTGCCCTCACGTCGCCTCAGGCCACGCCCGCAATCGCCTGGCGCGACGCCGCGTGCAAACCGCTCAACCTGAAGTTGCAAGGTTTCGACCATTTCCATGCAGACTGA
- a CDS encoding NADP-dependent malic enzyme — translation MSNPATNKLREAALDYHEFPTPGKIAIAPTKQMINQRDLSLAYSPGVAFACEAIVENPLNAARFTARSNLVGVVSNGTAVLGLGNIGPLASKPVMEGKAVLFKKFAGIDVFDIELNESDPHKLVDVIAALEPTFGGINLEDIKAPECFIVEREARKRMKIPVFHDDQHGTAIVVAAAFTNGLKVVGKDIKEVKLVASGAGAAALACLDLLVDLGLPLENIVVTDLAGVVYKGRTELMDPDKERFARETNARTLAEVIEGADIFLGLSAGGVLKQDMVKQMAAKPLILALANPTPEILPELALEVRPDAVLATGRTDYPNQVNNVLCFPFIFRGALDAGATTITREMEIAAVNAIAELARQEQSDVVATAYGIQDLQFGPEYLIPKPFDPRLIVKIAPAVAKAAMDSGVATRPIEDMDAYEQHLQQFVYHSGTTMKPIFQLARAVEPEKKRIVFAEGEEERILRAVQIVVDEKLAKPILIGRPSVIEQRIARYGLRLVAGQDYTVVNTDHDERYREFWQSYAKLMARKGITQQMAKLEMRRRTTLIGSMLVEKGEADGMICGTVSTTHRHLHFIDQVIGKKAGCNVYAAMNALVLPNRQIFIVDTHVNVDPTPEQLAEITIMAAEEVRRFGIEPKIALCSHSNFGSSNAPSAQKMRDLLEILQERAPDLHVDGEMHGDVAIDANLRKEILPESTLEGEANLLIMPNIDAANISYNLLKTAAGNNIAIGPILLGAAKPVHVLTASATVRRIVNMTALLVADVNAAR, via the coding sequence ATGTCGAATCCCGCCACGAACAAACTCCGCGAAGCCGCACTCGACTATCACGAGTTTCCCACGCCGGGGAAGATCGCGATTGCGCCGACCAAGCAGATGATCAATCAGCGCGACCTCTCGCTCGCGTACTCGCCGGGCGTTGCATTCGCGTGCGAGGCGATCGTCGAGAATCCGCTCAACGCCGCGCGCTTCACTGCGCGCAGCAACCTCGTGGGCGTCGTGTCGAACGGCACGGCCGTGCTCGGCCTCGGCAACATCGGGCCGCTCGCGTCGAAGCCCGTGATGGAAGGCAAGGCGGTGCTCTTCAAGAAGTTCGCCGGCATCGACGTGTTCGACATCGAGCTGAACGAGTCGGACCCGCACAAGCTCGTCGACGTGATCGCGGCGCTTGAGCCGACGTTTGGCGGCATCAACCTTGAAGACATCAAGGCGCCGGAGTGCTTCATCGTCGAGCGTGAGGCGCGCAAGCGCATGAAGATTCCGGTCTTCCACGACGACCAGCACGGCACCGCCATCGTGGTGGCGGCGGCCTTCACCAACGGCCTGAAGGTCGTGGGCAAGGACATCAAGGAAGTGAAGCTCGTCGCCTCGGGCGCGGGCGCGGCGGCGCTGGCGTGCCTCGATCTGCTCGTCGACCTTGGCCTGCCGCTCGAAAACATCGTTGTGACCGACCTCGCCGGCGTGGTCTACAAGGGCCGCACCGAGCTGATGGACCCGGACAAGGAGCGCTTCGCACGCGAGACCAACGCGCGCACGCTGGCCGAAGTGATCGAAGGCGCGGATATCTTCCTCGGCCTTTCCGCGGGCGGCGTGCTCAAGCAGGACATGGTCAAGCAGATGGCCGCGAAGCCGCTCATTCTTGCGCTGGCCAATCCCACGCCGGAAATCCTGCCGGAGCTCGCACTCGAAGTGCGCCCGGACGCCGTGCTCGCCACGGGCCGCACGGACTACCCGAACCAGGTGAACAACGTTCTCTGCTTCCCGTTCATCTTCCGCGGCGCGCTCGACGCGGGTGCGACCACCATCACGCGTGAGATGGAAATTGCCGCGGTGAATGCGATTGCGGAGCTGGCGCGCCAGGAGCAGAGCGACGTGGTGGCCACGGCTTACGGCATCCAGGATCTGCAGTTCGGGCCTGAGTACCTCATTCCGAAGCCCTTCGACCCGCGCCTGATCGTCAAGATCGCGCCGGCCGTGGCCAAGGCGGCAATGGACTCGGGCGTTGCGACCCGGCCGATCGAGGACATGGACGCCTACGAGCAGCACCTCCAGCAGTTCGTCTACCACAGCGGCACGACCATGAAGCCGATCTTCCAGCTCGCGCGCGCCGTGGAGCCGGAGAAGAAGCGCATCGTGTTCGCCGAGGGCGAAGAGGAGCGCATCCTGCGCGCGGTGCAGATCGTAGTCGACGAAAAGCTCGCAAAGCCCATCCTGATCGGCCGCCCTTCGGTGATCGAGCAGCGCATTGCGCGTTACGGCCTGCGTCTCGTGGCCGGCCAGGATTACACGGTCGTGAACACCGACCACGACGAGCGCTACCGCGAGTTCTGGCAGAGCTACGCGAAGCTCATGGCGCGCAAGGGCATCACGCAGCAAATGGCGAAGCTCGAAATGCGTCGCCGCACGACGCTGATCGGCTCGATGCTTGTGGAAAAGGGCGAAGCCGACGGCATGATCTGCGGCACGGTCAGCACGACGCACCGCCACCTGCACTTCATCGACCAGGTGATCGGCAAGAAGGCGGGCTGCAACGTCTATGCGGCAATGAACGCGCTCGTGCTGCCGAACCGCCAGATTTTTATCGTCGACACGCACGTCAACGTCGACCCGACGCCGGAGCAGCTCGCGGAAATCACCATCATGGCGGCCGAGGAAGTGCGCCGCTTCGGCATCGAGCCGAAGATCGCGCTGTGCTCGCACTCGAACTTCGGTTCGAGCAACGCGCCTAGCGCGCAAAAGATGCGCGACCTGCTCGAGATCCTCCAGGAGCGTGCGCCGGACCTGCATGTGGACGGCGAAATGCACGGCGACGTGGCGATCGACGCGAACCTGCGCAAGGAGATCCTGCCGGAGTCGACGCTCGAAGGCGAAGCGAATCTGCTCATCATGCCGAACATCGACGCGGCGAACATTTCCTACAACCTGCTCAAGACGGCGGCGGGCAACAACATCGCCATCGGGCCGATCCTGCTGGGCGCGGCCAAGCCCGTGCACGTGCTGACGGCTTCCGCCACGGTGCGCCGCATCGTCAACATGACGGCGCTGCTCGTCGCGGACGTGAACGCGGCGCGTTAA
- a CDS encoding ribonuclease, giving the protein MAHRLTHCFGDGLSDLPRSLRRAAVVALVATAALAAGGAQARTSQPEDAGNSVGSISVNELPREAVGTLSLIAAGGPFPYEKDGVVFGNFERILPPHPRGYYHEYTVPTPNAHNRGAKRIVCGGPRKRTDNCYYSDDHYASFRRIID; this is encoded by the coding sequence ATGGCGCATCGTCTAACTCATTGTTTCGGCGACGGTTTATCGGACTTACCGCGTAGTTTGCGGCGCGCCGCGGTGGTGGCGCTGGTCGCAACCGCCGCGCTGGCAGCAGGCGGCGCTCAGGCGCGCACGAGTCAGCCGGAAGATGCGGGTAATTCGGTCGGCAGCATTTCGGTCAACGAACTTCCGCGTGAGGCGGTGGGCACGTTGAGCCTGATTGCAGCGGGCGGCCCGTTCCCTTACGAGAAAGACGGCGTCGTATTCGGGAATTTTGAGCGGATATTGCCACCGCACCCGCGGGGCTACTATCACGAGTACACGGTCCCGACGCCGAACGCGCACAACCGCGGCGCCAAGCGCATTGTTTGCGGCGGCCCGCGCAAGCGGACCGACAACTGTTACTACTCCGACGACCACTACGCCAGTTTCAGGCGAATTATTGATTGA
- a CDS encoding barstar family protein: MSGMSDNVYAHDPRVASDLFASGEGNLFQRVMQLKQDSEARQEEAGLSSNEGAMSLFSTVQPNIVQSIRAFRIQDLSDEAQRLQQHFLYAFCANAQTKQEVLETIATSFLFPKHFGKNYDGLYDCLTDLVQKAGEQPGFVIVLEGLPIAQKFDKDGRETLLDVFREASEYWAERKVPFRVFYSFA; encoded by the coding sequence ATGAGCGGCATGAGCGATAACGTTTACGCGCACGACCCTCGGGTCGCGAGCGATCTGTTCGCGTCCGGGGAGGGCAACCTGTTCCAGCGCGTCATGCAGTTGAAGCAAGACAGCGAGGCGCGCCAGGAGGAGGCGGGGCTTTCATCGAACGAGGGGGCCATGAGCCTGTTTTCGACCGTGCAGCCGAATATTGTCCAGTCGATCCGGGCGTTTCGCATTCAGGATCTCTCGGACGAAGCCCAGCGGCTGCAGCAGCATTTCCTCTATGCGTTCTGCGCAAATGCGCAAACCAAGCAGGAAGTGCTCGAAACCATTGCCACGTCGTTTCTGTTTCCGAAGCATTTCGGCAAGAACTACGATGGTTTGTACGACTGCCTGACCGATCTGGTACAAAAAGCCGGCGAGCAGCCGGGTTTCGTGATCGTGCTGGAAGGACTGCCGATTGCCCAGAAGTTCGACAAGGACGGGCGTGAGACGCTGCTCGACGTATTTCGAGAGGCTTCGGAATACTGGGCGGAGCGCAAGGTGCCGTTCCGCGTTTTTTATTCGTTCGCCTGA
- a CDS encoding 16S rRNA (uracil(1498)-N(3))-methyltransferase has protein sequence MPRFFVGSALQSDEVVTLPDEVTRHIQVLRLQPGDTIVLFNGLGGEYSAEILEMERRDTQVRIGPYRDFEAEPPYRLTLAQGIAGSDKMDWLIEKAVELGATNFVPLTTSRSVVRLSGERAVRRQAHWQRIVQASCEQCGRNRMPDVAPTREIATWLGSLPKRPGEGELRVLLSPRANVSFSTLPIDPPSGEVTVLVGPEGGFSSPEEAAALDHGFIAVGLGPRVLRTETAGIAVLSALAARWGGW, from the coding sequence ATGCCCCGCTTTTTCGTCGGCAGCGCCCTGCAATCCGACGAGGTTGTCACCCTTCCCGACGAAGTCACGCGTCATATCCAGGTGCTGCGCCTGCAGCCCGGTGACACCATCGTGCTGTTCAACGGTCTTGGCGGCGAGTACAGCGCCGAGATTCTCGAAATGGAGCGCCGCGACACGCAGGTGCGCATCGGCCCATATCGCGACTTCGAGGCCGAGCCGCCTTACCGGCTCACGCTCGCCCAAGGCATTGCGGGCAGCGACAAGATGGACTGGCTGATCGAAAAGGCCGTCGAACTGGGGGCGACGAACTTCGTGCCGCTCACCACCTCGCGCAGTGTTGTGCGACTGTCGGGCGAGCGAGCCGTGCGCCGCCAGGCGCACTGGCAACGCATCGTGCAAGCCTCGTGCGAACAGTGCGGGCGCAACCGCATGCCCGATGTCGCGCCCACGCGCGAAATCGCCACGTGGCTTGGCTCGCTGCCCAAGCGCCCCGGCGAAGGCGAACTGCGTGTGCTCCTCTCGCCGCGCGCCAACGTGTCGTTCTCGACCTTGCCGATCGACCCGCCTTCGGGCGAGGTGACAGTGCTGGTCGGGCCTGAGGGCGGATTTTCGTCGCCGGAAGAAGCGGCGGCACTCGACCACGGCTTCATCGCCGTGGGACTCGGGCCGCGCGTGCTACGCACCGAAACGGCGGGGATCGCCGTGCTCTCGGCGCTCGCCGCCCGCTGGGGTGGCTGGTAA
- a CDS encoding VOC family protein, which yields MTPPRPAGVPWLTPYLTVRDARTSLGFYQAAFGFALRDSVEDDGAVMHVEMTYHDQLIVMFAPEGAFGSTARTPQSAQTVAPQSFYLYVDDVDAVYARALEAGAKSLSEPQDQFWGDRFAQVEDLDGYRWALARHLS from the coding sequence ATGACCCCACCCCGCCCCGCCGGCGTGCCGTGGCTGACACCGTATCTGACGGTGCGCGATGCGCGCACCTCGCTAGGCTTTTATCAGGCGGCCTTCGGTTTTGCGTTACGCGATAGCGTCGAGGACGACGGCGCGGTCATGCATGTGGAAATGACGTACCACGATCAGTTGATCGTCATGTTCGCGCCGGAGGGTGCATTCGGTTCGACGGCGCGCACGCCCCAAAGCGCACAGACCGTCGCGCCGCAATCTTTTTATCTGTACGTCGACGATGTCGACGCGGTTTATGCGCGGGCGCTCGAAGCCGGCGCGAAATCGCTGAGCGAGCCACAGGACCAATTCTGGGGGGACCGCTTCGCGCAGGTCGAAGACCTCGACGGTTACCGCTGGGCGCTTGCTCGCCACTTGTCCTGA